In a single window of the Pseudomonas sp. B21-015 genome:
- a CDS encoding BCAM0308 family protein, with the protein MDKYQQSQKNQLFKTPAHDPYRLPKIEGSAVCPQCGAAYQAGNWTCKIPESTVVHDAQMVICPACQRTNDNKPAGTLTLSGSFLLEHRNEIINLIENTEKKEKAEHALERIISLTDSEGALVVTTTGIHLANRLGHALKAAFKGHADYQYSDDEFGVNIDWTRDE; encoded by the coding sequence ATGGACAAGTATCAGCAGAGTCAGAAAAACCAGCTGTTCAAAACACCCGCCCATGATCCTTATCGCTTGCCGAAAATCGAAGGTTCTGCCGTCTGCCCGCAGTGTGGGGCCGCTTATCAGGCGGGCAACTGGACTTGTAAGATTCCTGAAAGCACGGTGGTTCATGACGCGCAAATGGTGATCTGCCCAGCCTGTCAGCGTACCAATGACAACAAGCCGGCGGGTACGCTCACGCTATCGGGCAGTTTCTTGCTCGAGCATCGAAACGAAATCATCAACCTGATCGAAAACACCGAGAAAAAGGAAAAAGCGGAGCATGCCCTGGAGCGCATCATCAGCCTCACCGACTCCGAAGGCGCGCTGGTTGTCACCACCACGGGCATCCATCTCGCGAACCGCCTGGGCCATGCACTGAAAGCAGCCTTCAAAGGGCACGCCGATTATCAGTACAGCGATGATGAGTTCGGGGTGAACATCGACTGGACGCGTGACGAGTAG
- the groL gene encoding chaperonin GroEL (60 kDa chaperone family; promotes refolding of misfolded polypeptides especially under stressful conditions; forms two stacked rings of heptamers to form a barrel-shaped 14mer; ends can be capped by GroES; misfolded proteins enter the barrel where they are refolded when GroES binds) produces the protein MAHTKILFRAAAREKILSGATQLADAVRVTLGPKSKSVLIQNKWSNPTVCNDGVTIAKRIDLLDPEENLGAQMLRQAAERTGEAVGDGTSTSTVLAHAILADGIRNVVAGASAIDLKRGMDRGFALVMQSLLAQSRPVSTPKEKAQIATLSAHNDAVIGQLVADALEKVGIEGVVSVEESKTTETVVEVMEGMRLDRGYVSPYFVTDTEKMQVELDDAYLLLCDHKIGVLKDLLPLLELIAKSGQPLVLIADDIEGEALTTLVVNQIRGVLRAVAIKAPGFGDRRKEMLQDIAVLTGATVVSSELGINLDQVDLSQLGQAHRVVVQKDSTALIGGAGTREAIEARLQQIRVQMDNTTSDYDREKLQERLARLSGGVAVIRVGAPSEAEMKARKDALDDAISATRAAIAEGIVPGGGLALLKAVPMIAAEEASHEGDVKTGLQILRRALEAPARFIAENSAVDAGVVIARMLAEPGNVGFDAATNCYVDMYEAGIIDPTKVVRIALENAVSVASVLLLTEATMTDIPEKESPAQPSFPE, from the coding sequence ATGGCCCACACTAAAATCCTGTTTCGTGCTGCCGCTCGCGAGAAAATCCTGAGTGGCGCCACACAGCTGGCGGACGCTGTCCGGGTGACCCTGGGACCGAAATCGAAATCGGTGTTGATTCAGAATAAATGGAGTAATCCGACGGTCTGCAACGACGGCGTGACGATTGCCAAACGGATCGATCTGCTGGACCCCGAAGAGAATCTGGGTGCGCAAATGCTGCGGCAAGCGGCGGAACGCACCGGCGAAGCCGTAGGGGACGGGACCAGCACATCAACGGTTCTGGCCCATGCAATCCTGGCCGACGGCATCCGCAATGTCGTCGCCGGCGCCAGTGCGATCGACCTCAAGCGCGGCATGGACCGGGGGTTTGCTCTGGTCATGCAATCACTGCTGGCACAGTCGCGCCCGGTCAGCACGCCCAAGGAAAAAGCCCAGATTGCCACGCTTTCGGCCCATAACGACGCGGTCATCGGTCAGCTGGTGGCCGACGCTCTGGAAAAGGTCGGCATTGAAGGTGTCGTCAGTGTCGAAGAGTCCAAGACCACCGAAACAGTGGTCGAGGTCATGGAAGGGATGCGCCTGGACCGCGGTTACGTCTCGCCCTACTTCGTGACCGATACCGAGAAGATGCAGGTTGAACTCGACGATGCCTACCTGCTGCTCTGTGACCATAAGATCGGCGTGCTCAAAGACCTGCTGCCATTGCTGGAATTGATTGCCAAAAGTGGTCAACCACTGGTCTTGATCGCCGACGACATAGAGGGCGAAGCGTTGACCACGTTGGTGGTCAACCAGATTCGGGGGGTATTGCGTGCGGTGGCGATCAAGGCGCCAGGCTTTGGTGATCGACGCAAGGAAATGCTTCAGGACATTGCCGTTCTGACTGGTGCCACCGTGGTGTCCAGTGAGTTGGGCATCAACCTCGACCAGGTGGATCTGAGCCAGTTGGGGCAGGCCCATCGAGTCGTGGTGCAAAAAGACAGCACGGCGCTGATTGGCGGCGCAGGTACACGCGAGGCTATCGAGGCGCGCCTGCAACAGATCCGCGTGCAAATGGACAACACCACCAGCGATTACGACCGGGAAAAACTTCAGGAACGCCTGGCAAGGCTGTCTGGTGGCGTGGCGGTGATCCGCGTCGGTGCGCCTTCCGAAGCTGAAATGAAAGCGCGCAAGGATGCACTCGACGATGCGATTTCCGCGACCCGGGCGGCGATCGCCGAAGGCATTGTTCCGGGTGGCGGTCTGGCGCTGCTCAAGGCTGTGCCGATGATCGCAGCCGAGGAAGCCAGCCATGAGGGCGATGTCAAAACCGGCCTGCAGATTCTGCGTCGGGCTTTGGAAGCACCGGCCCGGTTCATCGCTGAAAACTCGGCAGTGGATGCCGGCGTGGTCATCGCCCGCATGCTCGCGGAACCTGGCAACGTGGGCTTCGATGCGGCGACCAATTGTTATGTCGACATGTACGAAGCCGGCATCATCGACCCGACCAAAGTGGTGCGCATTGCCCTGGAAAATGCCGTGTCGGTTGCCAGTGTTCTGCTGCTCACCGAGGCGACCATGACGGATATTCCAGAAAAGGAATCGCCTGCCCAGCCATCATTTCCTGAATGA
- the ftsH gene encoding ATP-dependent zinc metalloprotease FtsH produces the protein MKKNDQWNLSYLAIAFIVMGLMQVFFVERQAVQPLPYSQFLQLLSEQKVSDLQIDKDRISGKLVEPIDGRDRFSTVRVDPALATELSQSGVGFTGVNENTFMNSLLGWLLPFMMIMVFWHFLFRGMAEKQGLGGLMNVGKSRAKVFVERDTGVTFADVAGIDEAKAELVEIVSFLRDKARYARLGAHIPKGTLLVGPPGTGKTLVAKAIAGEAGVPFFSISGSEFVEMFVGVGAARVRDLFEQARQAAPCIIFIDELDALGKMRGIGVLGGNDEKEQTLNQLLAELDGFDPREGVVLLAATNRPEVLDPALLRAGRFDRQILIDRPDRKGRQAILKVHLKKITVEPSLDSARIAEITTGFTGADLANLVNEAAIVATRRGADAVSLDDFTAAVERLIAGLERKSSLLDPDERRVVAYHEMGHALAASSLPAMDPVHKVSIVPRAIGSLGYTLQRPTEDHFLISCQTLKDRIVVLMAGRAAEDLVYGQISTGAADDLVRATDIARQLITRFGMSPELGQSVLEKQTSTYLGDRMATMGEKDYSEQTAREIDLGIRALLDEAYQRAKALLQSRRADLDEGARLLLEKETLTPEEFPPLMPFKPTPALPAP, from the coding sequence ATGAAAAAGAACGACCAGTGGAACCTGTCCTACTTGGCGATTGCTTTTATCGTCATGGGCCTCATGCAGGTCTTCTTTGTCGAGCGCCAGGCCGTGCAGCCCCTCCCCTACAGCCAATTCCTGCAATTGTTGAGCGAGCAAAAAGTCAGTGACTTGCAGATCGACAAGGACCGGATCAGCGGCAAATTGGTGGAACCCATCGACGGACGCGACCGGTTCTCCACGGTGCGGGTCGATCCGGCGTTGGCGACCGAACTGTCCCAATCGGGCGTCGGTTTTACCGGGGTCAACGAAAACACCTTTATGAACAGCCTGTTGGGCTGGTTGTTGCCGTTCATGATGATCATGGTGTTCTGGCATTTCCTGTTTCGCGGGATGGCGGAAAAACAAGGCCTTGGCGGGCTGATGAATGTCGGTAAGTCCCGGGCCAAGGTCTTTGTCGAACGCGACACCGGGGTGACCTTCGCCGATGTCGCGGGCATCGACGAAGCCAAGGCCGAACTGGTGGAAATCGTCTCGTTCCTCAGGGACAAGGCCCGATACGCACGCCTGGGCGCACACATCCCCAAGGGCACCTTGCTGGTGGGCCCGCCAGGCACCGGCAAGACCCTGGTGGCCAAGGCCATCGCCGGTGAAGCCGGTGTGCCGTTTTTCTCGATTTCGGGGTCCGAGTTCGTCGAAATGTTCGTCGGGGTCGGTGCGGCACGGGTCCGCGACCTGTTCGAACAGGCCCGGCAGGCGGCACCCTGCATCATCTTCATCGATGAACTCGACGCACTGGGCAAGATGCGCGGCATCGGCGTGTTAGGCGGCAATGACGAAAAAGAACAGACCCTCAACCAGTTACTGGCCGAGCTGGACGGCTTCGATCCCCGTGAAGGCGTGGTGTTGCTGGCCGCCACCAACCGGCCTGAGGTCCTCGATCCGGCGCTGTTGCGGGCCGGCCGCTTCGACCGGCAGATTCTGATCGACCGCCCCGATCGCAAAGGGCGGCAGGCGATTCTTAAGGTTCATCTGAAGAAAATCACCGTGGAACCAAGCCTCGATAGCGCGCGTATCGCCGAAATCACCACCGGTTTCACCGGCGCCGACCTGGCCAACCTGGTGAACGAAGCAGCCATCGTCGCCACCCGGCGCGGCGCCGATGCGGTCAGTCTGGACGACTTCACTGCGGCGGTGGAACGCCTCATCGCGGGGCTTGAACGCAAGAGCAGCCTGCTCGATCCCGACGAGCGCCGGGTGGTGGCCTATCATGAGATGGGGCATGCCCTGGCCGCCAGCAGCCTGCCGGCCATGGACCCGGTCCATAAAGTCTCGATCGTGCCCCGCGCCATCGGCTCGCTGGGATATACCTTGCAGCGACCGACCGAGGATCATTTCCTCATCAGTTGCCAGACGCTCAAGGACCGGATCGTCGTGCTGATGGCCGGGCGCGCCGCCGAGGACCTTGTCTATGGCCAGATTTCCACCGGGGCCGCCGACGATCTGGTCCGCGCGACCGATATCGCCCGGCAACTGATCACCCGCTTCGGCATGAGCCCCGAGCTCGGACAGTCGGTGCTGGAGAAGCAAACCTCAACGTACCTGGGAGATCGCATGGCCACGATGGGCGAAAAGGATTATTCGGAACAGACCGCTCGGGAAATCGACCTGGGTATTCGTGCCCTGCTCGATGAAGCCTACCAACGGGCCAAGGCGCTGCTCCAGAGTCGTCGGGCCGACCTGGACGAAGGTGCTCGCCTGTTGCTGGAAAAGGAAACCCTCACGCCCGAGGAGTTTCCACCGCTGATGCCATTCAAGCCCACCCCGGCATTACCGGCACCGTGA
- a CDS encoding potassium channel family protein, whose protein sequence is MFAVTLINTLVVVVTVVIHYECLLRLNDWLPRLKLWSRFRIVVGVFGAMLAHAIEVWCFALVYYLLIRSGEWGSLSGNFDGTFMDCVYFSFTTFTTIGFGDISPMGNLKYLTGLEALTGLVLISWTASFLFLEMQKYWKSK, encoded by the coding sequence ATGTTCGCAGTCACGCTAATCAACACGTTGGTGGTGGTCGTCACAGTGGTGATCCATTACGAATGCCTGCTGCGCCTGAACGATTGGCTGCCCAGGCTCAAACTCTGGAGTCGCTTTCGGATCGTCGTCGGGGTGTTCGGCGCGATGCTGGCCCATGCGATAGAAGTCTGGTGTTTCGCGCTGGTCTATTACCTGCTGATCCGCTCCGGTGAATGGGGCAGCCTGAGCGGCAATTTCGACGGCACGTTCATGGACTGCGTGTACTTTTCCTTCACCACGTTTACCACCATCGGTTTCGGCGACATTTCACCCATGGGAAACCTCAAGTACCTGACCGGGCTGGAGGCGCTGACGGGGCTGGTGCTGATCTCCTGGACCGCCTCGTTTCTGTTTCTGGAGATGCAGAAATACTGGAAGAGCAAATAG
- a CDS encoding phosphoketolase: protein MSEFLSAEQLEGLDAYWRASNYLAVGQIYLKDNPLMKVPLTLADVKPRLLGHWGTTPGLNLIYTHLNRLITAYDLNMIFIAGPGHGGPAIVAQTYLEGTYTEFYPSVGRDTNGLARLFRQFSWPYGISSHVSAQIPGSIHEGGELGYSLAHAYGAAFDNPDLIVACVIGDGEAETGTLAASWHSNKFLNPARDGAVLPILHLNGYKIANPTVLSSISEEELSALMYGYGYDPYFVEGDDPAEVHQALARTLDTMVLEIREIQRVARQRSPSRTLERPLWPMLILRTPKGWTGPTFVDGLRVEGTWRAHQVPLADFQQPQHLRQLEEWLRSYRPDELFDANGTLLPEIAALAPTGHRRMSANPHANSGLLLRALDLPRFTQYAVNVEAPGGLRAEATRVLGRFLRDVMKCNLTSSNFRLFGPDETASNRLDAVYEVSAKAWMEPLGPDDVNLATDGRVMEILSEQVCEGWLEGYLLTGRHGVFSCYEAFIHIVDSMFNQHAKWLKTAAEVPWRKPVASLNYLLTSHVWRQDHNGFSHQDPGFIDLVANKTADVVRIYLPPDANCLLSVADHCLRSRNYINVIVAGKQPEWQWLDIDAAIRHCQAGIGRWDWACRDDSDPDVVMACAGDVPTLETLAAVTLLREYVPDLRVRVINIVDLMVLQPSYHHPHGLPDSAFDELFTVDRPVIFAFHGYPALIHRLLYKRTNHENFHVRGFKDEGATTTPFDMAVLNNLDRYQLALDVIERVPRLHDQLQTARARYWATMEKHKLYLIEHGQDMPEVMQWQWTPAPDNRG, encoded by the coding sequence ATGAGCGAATTTCTGAGTGCCGAGCAACTGGAAGGGCTGGATGCCTACTGGCGAGCGTCCAATTACCTGGCGGTCGGGCAGATTTACCTCAAGGACAACCCGCTGATGAAGGTGCCGCTGACGCTGGCGGATGTAAAGCCACGGCTACTGGGGCACTGGGGCACGACGCCGGGGTTGAACCTGATCTATACGCACCTCAATCGTCTGATCACGGCCTACGACCTGAACATGATCTTCATCGCCGGCCCGGGGCATGGTGGACCGGCCATCGTGGCGCAGACCTACCTGGAAGGAACGTACACCGAGTTCTACCCGTCGGTGGGGCGCGATACCAACGGCCTGGCCCGACTGTTTCGGCAGTTTTCCTGGCCCTACGGCATTTCCAGTCATGTGTCGGCGCAGATCCCGGGGTCGATCCATGAAGGGGGCGAGTTGGGCTACAGCCTGGCCCATGCCTACGGTGCCGCGTTCGACAATCCCGACCTGATAGTGGCGTGTGTGATTGGCGACGGCGAGGCGGAAACCGGGACGCTGGCGGCCAGCTGGCATTCCAACAAGTTCCTCAACCCGGCGCGTGACGGCGCCGTGCTGCCGATTTTGCACTTGAACGGGTACAAGATCGCCAATCCCACGGTGCTCTCCAGCATCAGCGAGGAGGAGTTGTCGGCGTTGATGTACGGCTACGGCTACGATCCGTATTTTGTCGAAGGCGATGACCCGGCAGAGGTTCATCAAGCCCTGGCCAGAACGCTGGACACCATGGTGCTGGAGATTCGTGAGATTCAGCGGGTCGCGCGTCAACGATCGCCGTCCCGGACGCTGGAGCGGCCCCTGTGGCCGATGCTGATCTTGCGCACGCCCAAGGGCTGGACGGGGCCGACATTCGTCGATGGCCTGCGGGTCGAAGGCACTTGGCGTGCGCATCAAGTGCCCTTGGCCGACTTCCAGCAACCGCAGCATTTGCGGCAACTGGAGGAATGGCTCCGTAGTTACCGACCTGACGAATTGTTTGACGCCAATGGCACCTTGTTGCCCGAGATCGCCGCGTTGGCGCCCACCGGTCATCGGCGAATGAGCGCCAACCCCCACGCCAACAGTGGGCTGCTGTTGCGCGCGCTGGATCTGCCACGGTTCACCCAGTATGCGGTGAACGTCGAGGCGCCCGGTGGCCTGCGGGCAGAGGCCACGCGGGTGCTGGGCCGGTTTCTGCGCGACGTGATGAAGTGCAATCTGACGTCGAGCAATTTTCGCCTGTTCGGCCCGGACGAAACCGCCTCGAACCGGCTGGATGCGGTGTACGAAGTCAGTGCCAAGGCGTGGATGGAGCCGCTGGGGCCTGATGATGTCAACCTGGCGACCGATGGCCGGGTGATGGAGATTCTGAGCGAACAGGTGTGCGAAGGCTGGCTCGAAGGCTATTTGCTGACCGGCCGGCATGGCGTGTTTTCCTGTTACGAGGCGTTCATCCACATCGTCGACTCGATGTTCAACCAGCATGCCAAATGGCTGAAAACCGCCGCCGAAGTGCCATGGCGCAAACCCGTTGCCTCGCTCAACTATTTGCTCACCTCCCATGTCTGGCGCCAGGACCATAATGGCTTCTCCCACCAGGACCCTGGCTTCATCGATCTGGTGGCGAACAAAACGGCGGACGTGGTCCGGATCTATCTGCCGCCCGATGCCAATTGCCTGCTGTCAGTGGCCGATCACTGCCTCAGAAGCCGTAACTACATCAACGTGATCGTGGCCGGCAAGCAACCGGAGTGGCAGTGGCTGGACATCGATGCCGCCATTCGTCATTGCCAGGCCGGTATCGGGCGCTGGGACTGGGCCTGCCGGGATGACAGCGATCCGGACGTGGTGATGGCCTGTGCCGGCGACGTTCCGACCCTGGAAACCCTGGCGGCAGTCACTTTGCTGCGCGAATACGTGCCGGATTTGCGGGTGCGGGTGATCAATATCGTCGACCTGATGGTCCTGCAGCCGTCGTACCACCATCCCCACGGTTTGCCCGACAGCGCCTTCGATGAACTGTTCACTGTCGACCGGCCGGTGATCTTTGCTTTCCACGGCTACCCCGCGCTGATCCACCGGCTGCTGTACAAGCGCACCAATCATGAAAACTTCCATGTTCGCGGGTTCAAGGACGAGGGGGCGACCACCACACCGTTCGACATGGCGGTGCTCAATAATCTGGATCGGTATCAGTTGGCCCTGGATGTCATCGAGCGCGTGCCCCGGCTGCACGATCAACTCCAGACTGCCCGGGCGCGCTATTGGGCGACGATGGAGAAACACAAGCTTTACCTCATCGAACACGGGCAGGACATGCCTGAAGTGATGCAGTGGCAATGGACGCCTGCGCCGGACAATCGGGGTTGA
- the fnr gene encoding fumarate/nitrate reduction transcriptional regulator Fnr codes for MPETRPYQHHYLKAACSNCSVLELCLPIGMTSHEVERLDTLITQRVKVKKGAALYRAGDPLRSLYAVRIGSFKTSMLSVDGREQVTGFQIPGEMLGLDAISDDRHACSAFALEDSEVCPLHYAQLEKLAQELPSLQHNMNKLLSREIVRDHSMLMMMGNMNSDERLAAFLLNLSQRLSIRGYSSRDFVLKMRREEIGSYLGLRLETICRGIAHLRDLALVEISGRNVKILDLDGLKQLVAGCHREPPL; via the coding sequence ATGCCTGAAACCCGGCCGTATCAACATCATTATCTGAAAGCCGCGTGTTCCAATTGCAGCGTTCTGGAGTTGTGTCTGCCGATTGGCATGACCAGCCACGAAGTCGAACGGCTGGATACTCTGATCACTCAGCGTGTAAAGGTTAAAAAAGGCGCAGCCCTGTACCGGGCCGGCGATCCGTTGCGCTCGCTTTACGCGGTACGGATCGGTTCATTCAAGACCAGCATGCTGTCGGTCGACGGCCGCGAGCAAGTGACCGGTTTTCAGATACCCGGCGAAATGCTCGGTCTGGACGCCATCAGCGACGATCGGCACGCCTGCAGCGCCTTTGCCCTTGAGGACAGCGAAGTCTGCCCCCTGCACTACGCGCAACTGGAGAAACTCGCCCAGGAGCTGCCCTCACTGCAACACAACATGAACAAGCTCCTGAGCCGGGAAATCGTGCGTGATCACAGCATGCTCATGATGATGGGCAACATGAACTCCGATGAACGCCTGGCCGCCTTCCTGCTGAACCTGTCGCAACGGCTGAGCATTCGGGGGTACTCGTCCAGAGACTTTGTGCTGAAGATGCGGCGCGAAGAGATTGGCTCTTATCTGGGCCTGCGCCTGGAGACCATCTGTCGGGGCATTGCTCATCTGCGGGATCTGGCACTGGTCGAAATTTCCGGGCGTAACGTCAAAATCCTGGATCTGGACGGGCTCAAGCAACTCGTCGCCGGCTGTCACCGGGAGCCGCCCCTCTGA
- a CDS encoding zinc-dependent alcohol dehydrogenase family protein, translating to MRAMVLHSPGQPLQREERPVPRPGAHQLLIKVLACGVCRTDLHLLDGELPQAVLPRVPGHEIVGEVTAVGADVTPDWIGKRVGVPWLGWTCGECTFCCSGRENLCDRAQFTGCHLDGGYADYTVADAHFCFPIPDALLATEAAPLLCAGLIGFRALQMAKGARHLGLYGFGAAAHLAIQVARGRGQQVYAFTRPGDSEGQAYARTLGAAWAGPSDQPPPHPLDASLIFAPVGALVPLALEATVKGGCVVCAGIHMSDIPGFPYRLLWGERSVRSVANLTREDGTAFFEELRHTPVHSDVTCFTLDDANQALASLRAGQVKGAIVLIP from the coding sequence ATGCGCGCCATGGTTTTACATAGCCCCGGCCAGCCGCTGCAACGCGAAGAACGTCCTGTTCCGCGACCCGGCGCGCACCAACTGTTGATCAAGGTTTTGGCCTGTGGCGTGTGCCGCACCGACCTGCATCTGCTGGACGGTGAGTTGCCACAAGCGGTGTTGCCGCGGGTGCCGGGCCATGAAATCGTCGGTGAAGTGACGGCGGTGGGGGCCGACGTCACGCCCGACTGGATTGGCAAGCGCGTCGGGGTTCCCTGGCTTGGCTGGACGTGCGGTGAGTGCACGTTCTGCTGCTCGGGCCGGGAGAACCTCTGCGACCGGGCACAGTTCACCGGCTGTCATCTGGATGGCGGTTATGCCGACTACACAGTTGCCGACGCTCACTTCTGTTTCCCCATCCCGGACGCGCTCCTGGCGACCGAAGCCGCACCGCTGCTATGTGCCGGGCTGATCGGTTTTCGCGCCTTGCAAATGGCCAAAGGCGCGCGCCACCTGGGCCTCTATGGCTTCGGCGCGGCGGCGCATCTGGCAATTCAGGTGGCGCGAGGCCGGGGGCAGCAGGTGTACGCCTTCACTCGCCCGGGCGACAGCGAGGGCCAGGCCTATGCCCGAACCCTGGGAGCTGCGTGGGCAGGCCCCTCGGATCAGCCACCGCCACACCCGCTCGACGCCAGCCTGATCTTCGCCCCCGTCGGTGCGCTGGTGCCCCTGGCGCTGGAAGCCACCGTCAAGGGCGGCTGCGTGGTTTGCGCGGGCATCCACATGAGCGACATCCCCGGTTTCCCTTATCGACTGCTGTGGGGCGAACGCAGCGTCCGCTCGGTAGCGAACCTGACCCGCGAAGATGGCACGGCGTTTTTTGAAGAGCTGCGTCATACGCCCGTGCACAGCGACGTCACCTGTTTTACCCTGGACGATGCCAATCAGGCGCTGGCAAGCCTGAGGGCCGGTCAGGTCAAAGGAGCGATTGTGCTCATCCCCTGA
- a CDS encoding sensor histidine kinase, translating into MKISNHYKWPALATIALTLFSVLIFLLIKSYSYDTSTYFESRDFVRQLKQYDANWNVKILRAKIGLNNNLLLVAPPEAEQRWAQLDSLNAAGPLSTLWQTRRQGYLDAVENKIQLVEQFKQHNTALRISLDALPELEDGIQALREDVNDKLPLVHAAAASLVFDVTLDTLEYALYVSDERAEEISEHLKALNEYIHQLPPEQRLPFTAFVGAVNATVREQPIVNDLLDRISVIPVAQQLDSINELLNETQRRTGATDRQYHLYLGICAGIMALLLLYLAARLIRSYAVINKMNNELQTANERLEQRVEERTRKLLEAERELVDAARMAGMAEIATNVLHNVGNVLNSVNVSADLITRKLAASKTLGLGKAVNMMNEHAQDLGQFITLDEKGKLLPVYLNQLVNSIAAEQASIVDELSQLTKSIDHIKDIVATQQAYAGAARLVEPLNVIDLFEDALRMNSGALSRHHVTVTKDYQATPTIIGDKHRLLLILINLISNAKYAMSKVSDRQRHMTLGVKIIDNTTLRFSVEDQGEGIAAENLTRIFNHGFTTRKEGHGFGLHSCALAAVEMNGRLRVHSDGPGQGALFTLEIPLETADALQTAQALQ; encoded by the coding sequence ATGAAGATTTCTAACCATTACAAATGGCCTGCCTTGGCCACCATTGCGCTGACCCTCTTCAGCGTACTGATATTTTTGCTGATCAAATCCTATTCGTACGACACATCGACCTACTTCGAGTCACGCGACTTCGTTCGTCAACTCAAGCAATACGATGCCAACTGGAACGTGAAAATCCTGCGGGCCAAAATCGGCCTGAACAACAACCTGCTTCTGGTGGCGCCTCCTGAAGCGGAACAGCGATGGGCGCAGCTCGATAGCCTCAACGCTGCCGGCCCTCTCTCGACCCTTTGGCAAACTCGACGGCAGGGTTATCTGGATGCGGTAGAAAACAAGATCCAGTTGGTTGAGCAATTCAAACAACACAACACGGCCTTGCGAATTTCACTGGATGCCCTGCCCGAGCTGGAAGATGGCATTCAGGCGCTGCGCGAAGATGTCAACGACAAGCTCCCGTTGGTGCATGCGGCGGCGGCCTCACTGGTGTTCGATGTTACGTTGGACACCCTTGAATACGCCCTCTATGTCTCCGACGAAAGGGCTGAGGAAATCTCTGAACATCTGAAAGCTTTGAATGAATACATCCATCAACTGCCGCCTGAACAGCGCCTGCCTTTCACCGCATTTGTAGGCGCCGTGAATGCCACCGTTCGAGAGCAGCCCATCGTCAATGACTTGCTTGATCGCATCAGCGTCATTCCGGTCGCACAGCAACTGGACAGCATCAACGAGTTATTGAACGAGACACAACGGCGCACCGGCGCGACAGATCGCCAATATCACCTTTACCTGGGGATATGCGCCGGCATCATGGCGCTTCTGTTGTTGTACCTGGCCGCCCGCCTGATTCGCAGTTATGCGGTGATCAACAAGATGAACAATGAATTGCAGACGGCAAACGAGCGACTGGAACAACGTGTCGAGGAGCGTACCCGCAAACTGCTGGAAGCCGAGCGCGAGTTGGTCGATGCCGCGCGGATGGCCGGCATGGCGGAGATCGCGACCAATGTGCTGCACAACGTCGGTAATGTGCTGAACAGCGTTAACGTCTCTGCAGATTTGATCACCCGCAAATTGGCGGCCAGCAAAACACTTGGCCTGGGCAAAGCGGTAAACATGATGAACGAGCACGCCCAGGACCTGGGGCAGTTCATCACGCTCGATGAAAAAGGCAAACTGCTTCCCGTTTACCTCAATCAACTGGTCAACTCCATCGCGGCCGAGCAAGCGAGCATCGTTGACGAGCTGTCGCAACTCACCAAAAGCATCGATCACATCAAGGACATCGTCGCCACCCAACAGGCCTATGCCGGCGCCGCCAGGCTGGTCGAGCCGCTGAACGTCATCGATCTGTTCGAAGATGCGTTACGCATGAATTCCGGTGCCTTGAGTCGGCACCATGTCACCGTCACCAAAGACTATCAGGCCACACCGACCATCATCGGCGACAAGCACCGACTGCTGTTGATCCTGATCAATCTGATCAGCAATGCCAAGTACGCGATGTCCAAGGTCAGCGACCGGCAGCGCCATATGACACTGGGCGTCAAGATTATCGATAACACAACGCTGCGCTTCAGCGTAGAGGATCAGGGCGAAGGGATTGCTGCCGAGAACTTGACCCGCATCTTCAATCACGGTTTCACCACACGCAAGGAAGGTCATGGTTTTGGCCTGCACAGTTGTGCGCTCGCGGCGGTAGAGATGAACGGGCGCCTTCGCGTCCATAGCGACGGACCCGGTCAGGGGGCACTGTTTACCCTGGAGATTCCGCTGGAAACGGCGGACGCATTGCAGACTGCCCAGGCCCTGCAATGA